A single region of the Roseivivax sp. THAF197b genome encodes:
- a CDS encoding endonuclease/exonuclease/phosphatase family protein, which yields MRIATYNIEWFDALFDDEGRLRDDGGWSGRQDITRAEQIAALGHVFRAMDADAIMVIEAPDTNRRRNTIAALQTFAEAFDLRTSHARMGFPNGTQQEIALLFDPAVIDARHAPLESPDAPRFDRTFSIDLDIDATRDEVVFSKPPFEVALRWRDRVDLTLIGAHLKSKAPHGARSRDEMMRLSIANRRKQLAQAIWLHRRIAVHQAQARPIIVLGDLNDGPGLDAFEALFGRSSVEIVMGQGADALYDPHAVQALSQRVGAQPATARFYIAPEKRFLQALLDYILISPDLRRAARGWRIWHPFDDPECYADPVLREALLLASDHFPVTLDLDLDAALSGA from the coding sequence ATGCGCATCGCCACCTACAATATCGAATGGTTCGATGCGCTTTTCGACGACGAGGGCAGGCTGCGGGACGATGGCGGGTGGTCCGGCCGGCAGGATATCACCCGCGCCGAACAGATCGCGGCCCTCGGACATGTGTTCCGCGCCATGGATGCGGACGCGATCATGGTGATCGAGGCCCCGGACACCAACAGGCGTCGCAACACCATCGCGGCCCTCCAGACCTTCGCGGAGGCGTTCGATCTGCGCACCAGCCACGCGCGGATGGGCTTTCCCAACGGCACGCAGCAGGAAATCGCGCTGCTCTTCGATCCGGCGGTGATCGATGCCCGGCACGCGCCCTTGGAAAGCCCGGATGCGCCGCGGTTCGATCGTACCTTCAGCATCGATCTCGACATCGACGCCACCCGGGACGAGGTCGTCTTCTCCAAACCGCCCTTCGAGGTGGCGCTGCGCTGGCGGGATCGTGTCGACCTCACGCTGATCGGGGCGCATCTGAAATCGAAAGCCCCCCATGGCGCGCGGTCGCGGGACGAGATGATGCGCCTCTCCATCGCCAATCGGCGCAAGCAATTGGCCCAGGCGATCTGGCTTCATCGTCGCATCGCCGTTCATCAGGCGCAGGCACGGCCCATCATCGTACTGGGGGATCTGAACGACGGTCCGGGGCTCGATGCCTTCGAGGCGCTGTTCGGACGCTCCTCGGTCGAGATCGTCATGGGTCAGGGGGCCGACGCGCTTTATGATCCGCATGCCGTTCAGGCCTTGTCGCAAAGGGTGGGCGCGCAGCCCGCCACGGCGCGGTTCTACATCGCGCCGGAAAAACGCTTCCTGCAGGCGCTTCTCGATTACATCCTGATCTCGCCCGATCTGCGCCGCGCGGCGCGGGGCTGGCGCATCTGGCATCCGTTCGACGATCCGGAATGTTATGCCGATCCGGTGCTGCGCGAGGCGCTGCTTCTGGCGTCTGACCATTTCCCCGTGACACTCGATCTGGATCTCGACGCGGCCCTTAGCGGCGCGTGA